Proteins encoded by one window of Pseudomonas coleopterorum:
- a CDS encoding ATP phosphoribosyltransferase regulatory subunit yields the protein MATVDRWLLPDGIEEVLPPEAARIEVARRQVLDLFQSWGYEFVVTPHIEYLESLLTGAGQDLDLRTFKVIDPQSGRQMGFRADITPQVARIDAHTLRREGPNRLCYAGSVLHAQPRALSSSRSPIQLGAELYGDASPSSDVEVISLMLTMLEMADVPDVHMDLGHVGIYRGLARAAGLSGDVEQQLFDALQRKAIDEVITLTEGLQADLAEMLRALVGLCGGREVLAQAKVRLANAPAAVLTALDDLLTIAERLSLRFPQLPLYFDLGELRGYHYHTGVVFAVFVPGMGQSIAQGGRYDDIGADFGRARPATGFSTDLKSLVTLGRARIELPCGGVWMPDSTDAALWQAVCQLRREGQRVVQALPGQTIEAAGEADCDRQLIQQNGQWQVLPLAS from the coding sequence ATGGCAACGGTAGACCGCTGGCTGCTGCCAGATGGCATCGAAGAAGTACTGCCGCCTGAGGCCGCGCGCATCGAAGTCGCGCGGCGCCAGGTGTTGGACCTGTTCCAGAGCTGGGGTTACGAGTTCGTCGTGACTCCGCATATCGAATACCTCGAATCGCTGCTGACCGGCGCCGGCCAGGACCTTGACCTGCGCACTTTCAAGGTGATCGACCCGCAATCGGGTCGGCAGATGGGTTTCCGTGCCGATATCACGCCCCAGGTGGCGCGTATCGATGCGCATACCTTGCGTCGTGAAGGGCCGAACCGTCTGTGCTATGCCGGCAGTGTCCTGCATGCGCAGCCTCGCGCTCTGTCCAGCTCGCGCAGCCCCATCCAGTTGGGTGCGGAGCTGTATGGCGATGCCAGCCCCAGCAGCGACGTGGAAGTCATCAGCCTGATGCTGACCATGCTCGAAATGGCCGATGTGCCAGACGTGCACATGGATCTGGGGCATGTCGGTATCTACCGTGGCCTGGCCCGCGCGGCGGGCCTGTCGGGGGATGTCGAGCAACAGTTGTTCGATGCCCTGCAGCGCAAGGCCATCGACGAGGTGATCACCCTGACCGAAGGGCTGCAGGCCGATCTGGCCGAGATGCTGCGGGCTCTGGTCGGGCTGTGTGGCGGGCGAGAGGTGCTGGCCCAGGCCAAGGTACGCCTGGCCAATGCACCGGCGGCGGTGCTGACCGCGCTGGACGACCTGCTGACGATCGCCGAACGCCTGTCGTTGCGTTTTCCGCAATTGCCGCTGTACTTCGACTTGGGCGAACTGCGCGGTTATCACTATCACACCGGCGTGGTGTTTGCCGTGTTCGTTCCAGGCATGGGCCAGTCCATCGCTCAGGGCGGCCGCTACGACGACATAGGCGCGGATTTCGGCCGCGCTCGCCCGGCTACCGGGTTTTCCACGGACCTCAAGTCCCTGGTCACCCTGGGCCGGGCTCGAATCGAACTGCCGTGCGGTGGCGTCTGGATGCCCGATAGCACTGATGCAGCACTGTGGCAGGCGGTCTGCCAGCTGCGCCGCGAGGGCCAGCGCGTGGTCCAGGCCCTGCCGGGCCAGACGATCGAGGCTGCTGGCGAGGCAGATTGCGACCGTCAATTGATTCAGCAGAACGGGCAATGGCAAGTGCTGCCACTGGCCTCTTGA